The following proteins come from a genomic window of Metarhizium brunneum chromosome 2, complete sequence:
- the PAM16 gene encoding Mitochondrial import inner membrane translocase subunit TIM16, translating to MASPALETKTTNRELTQAHRFVVTAFLTGSRILGRSFMAAYKQAQAASQYQRAQAKAGGGAASGRASLASGMTLDEACKILNVKPPAGGQANVEEVLDRYKRLFDANDPQKGGSFYLQSKIVRAKERFERELGPIREQAEQEAQVKEGWKPKVYKDK from the coding sequence atggcgagcCCAGCTCTCGAAACCAAGACAACTAACAGAGAGTTAACGCAGGCGCACCGGTTCGTCGTTACCGCCTTCCTGACGGGCTCCCGAATCCTCGGCCGATCCTTCATGGCGGCCTACAAGCAGGCCCAAGCTGCGTCGCAGTACCAGCGCgcgcaggccaaggccggcggcggcgccgcgtCAGGCCGAGCCTCCCTGGCGTCGGGCATGACGCTGGACGAGGCGTGCAAAATCCTAAACGTCAAGCCCCCGGCCGGCGGGCAGGCAAACGTCGAGGAAGTCCTGGACCGATACAAGCGGCTGTTCGACGCCAACGATCCCCAAAAGGGGGGCAGCTTCTACCTGCAGAGCAAGATTGTCCGGGCGAAGGAGCGGTTCGAGCGGGAGCTGGGGCCGATACGGGAACAGGCCGAGCAGGAGGCCCAAGTAAAGGAGGGATGGAAGCCAAAGGTCTACAAGGACAAATAA